From a region of the Impatiens glandulifera chromosome 4, dImpGla2.1, whole genome shotgun sequence genome:
- the LOC124936960 gene encoding organ-specific protein S2-like isoform X2, translating into MVSSSASFLLSFLSMLLLARSSNGARREAGADQYWINVMKDNTMPQALEDLLPLGTISVPPLVPEGKRATDDCHTEKISGLTDEFEPRPNLSAYPDYKKDEAPEKKSFSEDFEPRPSISSYPGEKKDETRGKKSFSKDFEPRPNLSSYPDDKKDEVQKNKLFSDNFEPRPNLSVYPGDKKDEAQNKKSFSDNMEPRPNISAYPGDKKNEAHEKESLFKNFD; encoded by the exons atggtTTCATCTTCAGCCAGCTTCCTCCTGTCTTTCTTGTCAATGCTTCTG CTAGCTCGAAGCAGTAATGGAGCAAGAAGAGAGGCTGGGGCAGACCAATATTGGATAAATGTAATGAAAGACAACACTATGCCCCAAGCCCTAGAAGACCTTCTTCCTCTGGGCACCATATCGGTGCCACCTCTAGTTCCCGAAGGAAAAAGAGCAACCGACGATTGTCACACGGAAAAAATATCAGGCCTCACAGATGAGTTTGAACCGAGACCTAATCTATCTGCCTATCCCGATTACAAAAAAGATGAAGCACCAGAAAAGAAATCGTTTTCAGAAGACTTTGAGCCCAGACCCAGTATATCCTCCTATCCTGgtgaaaaaaaagatgaaacacGAGGAAAGAAGTCGTTCTCTAAGGACTTTGAGCCGAGACCAAATTTATCTAGCTATCCCGATGACAAAAAAGATGAAGTACAAAAGAACAAGTTGTTTTCTGATAACTTTGAACCAAGGCCTAATCTATCGGTGTATCCCGGTGACAAAAAAGATGAagcacaaaataaaaaatcattttctgaTAACATGGAGCCGAGGCCTAATATATCTGCGTATCCTGGTGACAAAAAAAATGAAGCACACGAGAAAGAGTCGCTTTTTAAGAACTTTGATTGA
- the LOC124936960 gene encoding organ-specific protein S2-like isoform X1, with product MVSSSASFLLSFLSMLLVLLARSSNGARREAGADQYWINVMKDNTMPQALEDLLPLGTISVPPLVPEGKRATDDCHTEKISGLTDEFEPRPNLSAYPDYKKDEAPEKKSFSEDFEPRPSISSYPGEKKDETRGKKSFSKDFEPRPNLSSYPDDKKDEVQKNKLFSDNFEPRPNLSVYPGDKKDEAQNKKSFSDNMEPRPNISAYPGDKKNEAHEKESLFKNFD from the exons atggtTTCATCTTCAGCCAGCTTCCTCCTGTCTTTCTTGTCAATGCTTCTGGTTCTT CTAGCTCGAAGCAGTAATGGAGCAAGAAGAGAGGCTGGGGCAGACCAATATTGGATAAATGTAATGAAAGACAACACTATGCCCCAAGCCCTAGAAGACCTTCTTCCTCTGGGCACCATATCGGTGCCACCTCTAGTTCCCGAAGGAAAAAGAGCAACCGACGATTGTCACACGGAAAAAATATCAGGCCTCACAGATGAGTTTGAACCGAGACCTAATCTATCTGCCTATCCCGATTACAAAAAAGATGAAGCACCAGAAAAGAAATCGTTTTCAGAAGACTTTGAGCCCAGACCCAGTATATCCTCCTATCCTGgtgaaaaaaaagatgaaacacGAGGAAAGAAGTCGTTCTCTAAGGACTTTGAGCCGAGACCAAATTTATCTAGCTATCCCGATGACAAAAAAGATGAAGTACAAAAGAACAAGTTGTTTTCTGATAACTTTGAACCAAGGCCTAATCTATCGGTGTATCCCGGTGACAAAAAAGATGAagcacaaaataaaaaatcattttctgaTAACATGGAGCCGAGGCCTAATATATCTGCGTATCCTGGTGACAAAAAAAATGAAGCACACGAGAAAGAGTCGCTTTTTAAGAACTTTGATTGA
- the LOC124936738 gene encoding BURP domain-containing protein BNM2A-like: protein MVSDAHIEMVVHHDHHHHQGHHMMMDDPSVIVFFTFDDLKIGNTIPIHFPKRDPSSSPHFLPRKEAESLPFSSQELPSLLRFFSFSPQSPQAIAMEETLKDCERNPAIGETKLCATSLESMLDFARGVLGLIHVSNIQSVSTIHLTKSDILFQNFTIMDFSEYDVASKIVPCHSMPYPFAVFYCHYQESENKVFKVFLKGENGDRVEAVAVCHLDTSNWSQTHVAFQVLGTEPGSSSVCHFFPADHLVWIPSTPALI from the coding sequence ATGGTTTCGGACGCTCATATTGAAATGGTAGTTCATCACGATCACCACCATCATCAAGGCCATCACATGATGATGGATGATCCATCGGTGATTGTGTTTTTCACTTTTGATGATCTTAAGATTGGGAACACAATTCCTATCCACTTTCCTAAAAGGGACCCTTCTTCCTCTCCTCATTTCTTACCAAGAAAGGAGGCTGAATCTCTCCCTTTCTCATCTCAAGAGCTTCCTTCCCTTCTTagattcttctctttctctccaCAATCTCCACAAGCCATAGCCATGGAAGAAACCCTTAAAGATTGTGAGAGAAATCCAGCCATAGGCGAGACCAAGTTATGTGCTACTTCTTTGGAATCCATGCTCGACTTTGCACGTGGCGTCCTTGGATTAATTCATGTCTCGAACATCCAATCCGTATCCACCATTCATCTGACGAAATCAGACATTCTTTTCCAAAACTTCACGATCATGGATTTCTCTGAATACGACGTGGCTTCAAAAATCGTGCCTTGTCATTCCATGCCTTACCCTTTTGCGGTGTTCTATTGCCATTATCAAGAGAGCGAAAACAAAGTGTTTAAGGTCTTTTTAAAGGGTGAGAATGGAGATAGAGTGGAGGCTGTTGCGGTTTGCCACTTGGATACTTCCAATTGGAGCCAAACCCATGTGGCATTTCAGGTGTTAGGAACGGAGCCTGGTTCTTCATCCGTGTGTCATTTCTTCCCTGCTGATCATCTTGTTTGGATTCCATCTACACCAGCTTTGATTTGA